Genomic DNA from Chitinivibrionia bacterium:
GGGAGTTCCCTGCAAATTTGTTATGTCGAGACTTCTGAATTCGACGAAATCAGCCGAAAATGCGTCGCCTCTTGTCATATTTCTTGTTGCAACGCCGACATTTGCCGTCATTCTCACCAAGGCGTTTATAGATACGCGCGTTCTTCTTTGCCCGTTGTCCTGAACAACAACAAGCGGCACTTGGAAGCGACCGCGAAAATTCTGAACTCTCTCCATATTTCCCAAAATTACTTCAAATTCGCCGAGCGGGATATTTACTTCCGCGCCTTGTGCAAATTCAAATGAAAGTTCGCTTCTCACGTTTTCGTTGTTTGTAAGGCGCGGCGCCAAAAGTTCGGCGGCAATTTCTGCCAATTTTGCGAACGGAACGCTTTGTGAAACCGTCGAAACTCTAATTCTTTCACTGCCTGTTATGTTTGTTCCTCTTCTTATTTCCTCGGGAATTGCCGTCAGGATGTTGCTTCTGAGCAAAAATCTTGTAGTTCCCGCGGGTGCTGAATTTCCAACAATTAAGGTGTCCAAAACGCTTTTGTGCGCGCCAGAAATTTCGGCGATTTGTCCGAGACGAATAATATCAGCAGACACAGAAGACGAATCTCTGAGCGCAATTCGGGTATTGGCGGCGAAAGCAAATGCCGCGCAAATCAGAATTACAAACAAAACACGTTTCATATTAAAACCTATTACCTTTTAAGATTGGTGGCGGTTTGCAACATTTCTTCCGACACGCTTATTGAGCGCGATACTATTTCGTACGCTCTTTGCGTTTGAATCATTCCGACCATTTCGTCCACGATTTCGACGTTTGACGCTTCAAGCATTCTGTGGCGGATTTGTCCTGTGTTGTCTTCTCCCGGAATTGAAATAAGCGGTGCGCCCGAAGCCGAACTTTCCGCAAACAAGTTGCTTCCGAGCGAACGCAAACCACCCGGATTTATGAAAGTCGCAAGTTCGATTTGTCCCAATTCCATTTCTTCGGGTTGTCCCGAAACTGTTCCCATTCCGCTTTTGTGTGCGACAACAAAACCGCTGAGCGAAACTTCGATACTGTCGAAGCCCTCGGGAATTATGATTTCGGGAAAAAGACGATAACCGTCGGCGGTCACAAGCGTTCCCGTGGAGTCGCGCAAAAAGTGCCCGTCTCTGGAATATGAGATTTCGCCGTTTGGAAGTTCTATTTGAAAAAAGCCCTCGCCCGCAATAGCCATATCGAAACCGCCTCTGCTTTCTATGAGCGAGCCCTGCGCAAATACTCTCTGTATTGAAGATACCCGAACGCCCATACCGACCTCAATTCCCGCAGGAGCCATTCCGCCCTCGGGATTATAAACGCCCGGCTCGCGAAGCGTCTGATACATCAAATCCTTAAAATGAAGTCTCTGTCTTTTGTATGCGTTGGTGTTTACGTTTGACAAATTGTTTGTAATCGTATCAATCATCAACTGTTGCGCTTTCATCCCTGTTGCGCCTGTGTGTAATGAACGTACCATAAAATCCTCCTTTAGGCGACCCCTCGCCATTTTTATTGTTTTTATATTCAATAACTGTGCCAAGTTGCTGAAAAAGGGAATATACTTGCATTTTTCGGAAAACTCGCCTAAATTTTACAGGAAAAAAATTATATGTTCGGGAAAATTTTGCCAATGTTTTATTTCGCCCTTTTTATTTGCGGCAAAACGTATTTTCCATAAAAAATTATGGAGGAAAAATGTCGAAAAATTCAATTTCTTACGCCGACGCGGGCGTTAACTTGGCTGCTTGGGACGAAACCAAAGGGCGCATAGGCAAGCTTGTAAAAACAACTTACAACGACAGAGTGGTCGGCAAATTCGGGCAATTCGGCGGAATGTTCAACGTTTCGTTTTTTAAGGATATGAAAAATCCGATTTTGGTGTCCTCGGTTGACGGGGTCGGCACAAAACTCAAAATCGCTGTCGAAACAAACACGCACAACACAATCGGCTACGACATAGTAAACCACTGCATAGACGATATTTTGGTGATGGGCGCTCGTCCGCTTATGTTTTTGGACTACATCGGAACAGGCATTTTGTCGCCCGATACCACCGAAAAAATTGTAGAAGGACTTGCCGCGGCGTGTCGCGAGAGCGGAATTGCGCTTATCGGCGGCGAAACTGCCGAAATGCCGGGAATGTACCAAAAAGGCGACTATGACATCGCAGGAACAATTATCGGCGTGGTCGATGAAGAAAAAGTGATTGACGGCTCCAAAATAAAAAGCGGCGACGTTGTTATCGGCTTGCGTTCAAGCGGACTGCACACAAACGGCTATTCTTTGGCGCGAAAAATTGTAGAAGAGCGCGCAGGCAAGAAATACAGCGACATATTTGAAGCGGAAAACAAAACTTTCGGCGAGGTTCTGCTTGCGCCGCACGTTGCATATACTCCGCTTTTTTCGGCGATTGATAAAGGATATATTAAAGGAATTGCACACCTTACAGGCGGCGGTTTTCAAAACAATATCGACCGAATTTTACCGAGCGACTGCAACGCAAAAATCGACATAAAATCTTGGATGCCTCAACCGATTTTCAAGTTTTTGACAGAGCAGGGAAATATGGAGCGCGACGAAGCGTACCGCACTTTCAATATGGGAATCGGAATGACTGTTGTTGTTTCACAAGAAGACGAAGCGCGTCTGCTTAACGAGCAAGAAATTCAGCAGTTTAACCCCGTGAAAATCGGCGAAATTGTCGGCGGAAACGGTATTGTTGAATTGGTAGGGGATATGTAAAAATACCACGAAATCAGCGTAGGGGCGTATTGCATACGCCCTTTTTTTTATTTACCAAATTTTTTCCTGTATTCGTTGGGCGTCATTCCGCAATATTTTCCGAAAATTCGGCTGAAAGAATTTGAATAGCAATAACCCACTTGCTCTGCGATTACCGATATTTGATGTTCGGTTTCTGTCAGCATTCTTTTTGCCTCGTTTATCCGCAGGTTATCGAGATAGTTTTTGTACTGCATATCTTTTTTGTCTTTAAGTATTTCATTTACAACAAAACTGCTTATTCCCGCCTCTTTGTTTATCAATTCAAGCGATAAAAGCGGATTTGAAATGTTTTTGTCTATATATTCAAATAAAATCTGCGCGGTATCTTCGGTGTATTTGCTTGGTTTTCCCGTTGCAGAAATAGGGGATGCGCTTTGACCTTTTATATTATTG
This window encodes:
- the flgG gene encoding flagellar basal-body rod protein FlgG, translated to MVRSLHTGATGMKAQQLMIDTITNNLSNVNTNAYKRQRLHFKDLMYQTLREPGVYNPEGGMAPAGIEVGMGVRVSSIQRVFAQGSLIESRGGFDMAIAGEGFFQIELPNGEISYSRDGHFLRDSTGTLVTADGYRLFPEIIIPEGFDSIEVSLSGFVVAHKSGMGTVSGQPEEMELGQIELATFINPGGLRSLGSNLFAESSASGAPLISIPGEDNTGQIRHRMLEASNVEIVDEMVGMIQTQRAYEIVSRSISVSEEMLQTATNLKR
- the purM gene encoding phosphoribosylformylglycinamidine cyclo-ligase → MSKNSISYADAGVNLAAWDETKGRIGKLVKTTYNDRVVGKFGQFGGMFNVSFFKDMKNPILVSSVDGVGTKLKIAVETNTHNTIGYDIVNHCIDDILVMGARPLMFLDYIGTGILSPDTTEKIVEGLAAACRESGIALIGGETAEMPGMYQKGDYDIAGTIIGVVDEEKVIDGSKIKSGDVVIGLRSSGLHTNGYSLARKIVEERAGKKYSDIFEAENKTFGEVLLAPHVAYTPLFSAIDKGYIKGIAHLTGGGFQNNIDRILPSDCNAKIDIKSWMPQPIFKFLTEQGNMERDEAYRTFNMGIGMTVVVSQEDEARLLNEQEIQQFNPVKIGEIVGGNGIVELVGDM
- the flgA gene encoding flagellar basal body P-ring formation chaperone FlgA translates to MKRVLFVILICAAFAFAANTRIALRDSSSVSADIIRLGQIAEISGAHKSVLDTLIVGNSAPAGTTRFLLRSNILTAIPEEIRRGTNITGSERIRVSTVSQSVPFAKLAEIAAELLAPRLTNNENVRSELSFEFAQGAEVNIPLGEFEVILGNMERVQNFRGRFQVPLVVVQDNGQRRTRVSINALVRMTANVGVATRNMTRGDAFSADFVEFRSLDITNLQGTPLFEMPRRDEFMIVGVIREGAVITNRHIAPRPAVEVGSAITMITSGSFGRVSATGRARSAGGVGDVILVENINSNKLIRGRIIQPGVVEIVRGGTI